The following coding sequences lie in one Aulosira sp. FACHB-615 genomic window:
- a CDS encoding pentapeptide repeat-containing protein produces MPQDFSGQNLRGRSFKAQNLEGANFSGADIRGVDFSGVNLRSANFSHATAGLAWGGLIALLVTALLFAAVAGLFLPYFTIETISLFTTNKDLTRGFVVIILGFLFTYFFLRQGLFVATVAIALSATFSGMISLSTSIVAILVLTVALTIAFAVGKQAVNLTLASSIIATLYITVVSGKTQPESLFVIVIVTIAEIALSVFISRQALAQEQKYAFIRTFAILFGISDGTRFQGSDLTDANFTAATLESINLLKANITRTCWFNVKKLNIARFDNTYLEQPPVLKLVTSKQGQSQNFDHQNLRGVNLQGANLTDASFIGADLSHTNLQDADLTRAKLVQTQLDGTDFTGATLTGAYIEDWNITTSTKFDGVCCEYVYMRLPTPDNPDPHRKPDNRQEVFADGEFGDFIKPIFDTLDLYHSQGVDPRAIAISFKQLAENHPDAELEIVAMEKRGQDKFLLRAKSAIAADKSELSAEYFVNYNQLKNLPDREIKLLLAEKENQIRRLENMVMTALERPSFYSSTQIQEVGTMNPNQGGINQSANNSQFGQGQQAAIGSEHQMSMNNNENYKSKYDFTNADVGNVVDTAQSSSQQIGKQYNYAPEQKQNLAEAAAEIKQLLEQLSQSYPTNTMTGKMALAAEATQRIENNSTLMHKTISALRAGGTAALEQVLSHPAASFVIAALDDWSKNNP; encoded by the coding sequence ATGCCACAAGACTTTTCCGGTCAAAATCTTCGTGGGCGCTCGTTCAAAGCTCAAAATCTTGAGGGGGCGAATTTTAGTGGTGCAGATATTCGAGGAGTAGATTTTAGCGGAGTTAATTTAAGAAGTGCAAACTTTAGTCATGCTACTGCTGGGCTGGCATGGGGTGGATTAATTGCTTTGTTAGTTACTGCATTGTTATTTGCGGCAGTAGCAGGTTTATTTTTACCCTACTTTACTATTGAGACTATATCATTGTTCACTACTAACAAAGACCTAACCAGAGGCTTTGTTGTAATAATATTAGGATTTTTATTTACTTATTTTTTTCTTCGTCAAGGCTTGTTTGTTGCCACAGTCGCCATAGCTTTATCAGCAACTTTTAGTGGCATGATATCTTTGTCCACTAGCATAGTAGCAATTTTAGTTTTAACTGTAGCATTAACTATAGCTTTTGCTGTAGGTAAACAGGCTGTAAATCTAACATTAGCATCATCAATAATTGCCACTTTGTATATCACTGTAGTCTCTGGAAAGACACAACCAGAATCATTATTTGTGATTGTGATTGTAACTATAGCAGAGATAGCATTATCAGTTTTCATCAGCCGACAAGCTTTAGCACAAGAGCAAAAGTATGCCTTTATTCGGACTTTTGCAATTTTATTTGGCATCAGTGATGGAACTCGTTTTCAAGGCAGTGACTTAACAGATGCGAATTTTACTGCGGCAACGCTTGAGAGTATCAATCTGTTAAAAGCTAACATAACTCGTACTTGCTGGTTTAATGTCAAAAAATTGAATATTGCTCGTTTTGACAACACTTATCTGGAACAGCCACCAGTACTAAAACTGGTTACTAGTAAACAAGGACAATCTCAAAATTTTGATCATCAAAACCTACGGGGAGTTAACTTACAAGGTGCAAACCTAACAGATGCCAGCTTCATAGGTGCAGACTTAAGCCACACCAACCTACAAGACGCAGACTTGACCAGAGCCAAGCTAGTACAAACCCAACTGGACGGCACGGACTTCACTGGCGCAACTCTCACGGGAGCATACATCGAAGATTGGAACATTACTACTAGCACCAAGTTCGACGGAGTGTGCTGTGAGTACGTTTATATGCGCTTGCCCACACCTGACAACCCAGACCCTCACCGCAAACCAGACAATCGCCAGGAAGTGTTTGCAGACGGAGAGTTTGGGGATTTTATCAAGCCAATCTTCGATACTCTCGACTTGTACCACAGCCAAGGTGTTGACCCCAGAGCGATCGCAATTTCGTTCAAGCAGTTAGCTGAAAATCACCCTGACGCTGAACTTGAGATAGTCGCAATGGAGAAACGCGGGCAGGACAAGTTTTTACTCCGTGCCAAAAGTGCGATCGCGGCTGATAAATCCGAACTGAGTGCAGAGTATTTCGTCAACTATAATCAACTTAAAAATTTACCAGACAGAGAAATTAAATTATTACTGGCAGAAAAAGAAAATCAAATCCGCAGATTAGAAAATATGGTGATGACTGCCTTGGAGCGTCCTAGTTTTTATTCCAGTACACAAATACAAGAGGTAGGTACAATGAATCCAAATCAAGGGGGAATTAATCAAAGTGCAAATAACAGCCAATTTGGTCAAGGACAACAAGCTGCAATAGGAAGTGAGCATCAGATGTCGATGAATAATAACGAAAATTATAAATCTAAATATGACTTCACTAATGCTGATGTAGGTAATGTTGTTGATACGGCTCAATCTAGTAGCCAACAGATAGGTAAGCAATATAATTATGCACCAGAACAAAAACAGAACCTTGCAGAAGCCGCAGCTGAAATTAAGCAATTACTAGAGCAATTGAGCCAGTCTTATCCTACCAACACAATGACAGGAAAAATGGCACTGGCAGCAGAAGCCACGCAACGCATTGAAAATAACTCAACCTTAATGCACAAAACAATCAGTGCGTTGAGGGCTGGTGGTACGGCGGCACTGGAACAAGTTCTGAGTCATCCCGCCGCCAGCTTTGTCATTGCTGCTTTAGATGATTGGAGCAAAAACAATCCATAA